A single region of the Salvia miltiorrhiza cultivar Shanhuang (shh) chromosome 8, IMPLAD_Smil_shh, whole genome shotgun sequence genome encodes:
- the LOC131000773 gene encoding uncharacterized protein LOC131000773 produces MGEDFLSGLSIENYPPSTFLSMDSIATCHEESERDMNRQVILSGPPDINLPLSVEPSPPPQSWNHDTFDMLEVGLGHQVNESDKLIDLPKIGRKCAKRLDSVWGAWFFFRFYFKPVLKEKSKCNVVWDSNGVVSGFDKSDLQLDVFLVQHDMENMYMWVFKERPENALGKMQLRSYMNGHSRQGQRPFPFTADKGFVRSHKMQRKYYRGLSNPQCLHGIELVPSPILMGLDEEEQKKWVELTGRDLNFSIPPEAKEFSSWRTLPNTDFELERPFSQLKNNVQTHPPAKKLLNGSGLNLSTQPSNHVNGNGIDLSSACNKKRKDMFAHGNDEDCCLPNDLNGDRHQDAEFHPAEPPWLNEFSGVVRDVYGPVTAAKTIYEDEEGYLILVTLPFADPERVKVHWWNNLTHGVVKISSVSTACMPFIQRNERTFKLTDPAPEHCPAGEFRREIPLPTRIPDDAKLEAYFDKSGTVLEIKVPKHRVGPEEHEVLVCLRPPNEFVLS; encoded by the coding sequence ATGGGGGAAGATTTCTTGAGTGGCTTAAGCATTGAGAATTATCCCCCTTCAACATTCTTGTCTATGGATTCAATAGCTACCTGTCACGAGGAATCGGAACGTGACATGAATAGGCAGGTTATTCTTTCCGGGCCACCGGATATTAATCTCCCCTTGTCTGTGGAGCCAAGCCCTCCCCCGCAGTCGTGGAACCACGACACATTTGATATGCTTGAGGTTGGGCTAGGGCACCAGGTTAATGAATCAGATAAGCTGATTGATTTGCCTAAGATTGGGAGAAAGTGTGCCAAGAGATTGGATAGTGTGTGGGGTGCTTGGTTCTTCTTTAGGTTCTATTTCAAGCCTGTTTTGAAGGAGAAGTCCAAGTGCAATGTTGTTTGGGACAGCAATGGTGTTGTTTCGGGTTTCGATAAATCTGATCTTCAACTGGATGTGTTCCTGGTGCAACATGATATGGAGAATATGTATATGTGGGTTTTTAAGGAGAGGCCGGAAAATGCATTAGGTAAGATGCAGTTGAGAAGCTACATGAATGGCCACTCGCGCCAGGGCCAGCGCCCCTTTCCGTTTACTGCTGATAAGGGTTTTGTGCGGTCTCACAAAATGCAGCGCAAGTACTACAGGGGACTCTCGAATCCCCAGTGTTTGCATGGTATAGAACTGGTTCCATCGCCCATTCTCATGGGCCTCGATGAGGAGGAACAGAAGAAGTGGGTGGAACTAACCGGGAGAGATCTTAACTTTTCTATCCCGCCTGAGGCAAAAGAGTTTAGTTCTTGGAGGACCCTTCCAAACACGGATTTTGAGCTTGAAAGACCGTTTTCGCAGCTGAAGAACAATGTACAAACACACCCTCCTGCGAAGAAGCTGCTTAACGGCTCGGGTCTGAATTTATCAACTCAGCCATCAAACCATGTAAATGGGAACGGGATTGATCTCTCGTCTGCTTGCAACAAGAAAAGGAAAGACATGTTCGCACATGGGAATGATGAAGATTGCTGCTTGCCTAATGATCTCAACGGAGATCGACATCAAGATGCAGAGTTTCATCCGGCAGAGCCTCCTTGGTTGAATGAGTTTAGCGGGGTGGTGAGAGATGTATATGGCCCTGTTACAGCAGCCAAGACCATTTACGAGGATGAGGAAGGATATCTGATTCTGGTAACCCTCCCTTTCGCTGATCCTGAGAGGGTGAAAGTGCACTGGTGGAACAATCTGACACACGGTGTGGTGAAGATCTCGTCGGTGAGCACAGCGTGCATGCCATTTATTCAGAGGAACGAGCGGACTTTCAAACTCACTGATCCGGCTCCAGAGCACTGTCCAGCGGGAGAGTTCAGACGAGAAATCCCTCTGCCCACACGGATCCCTGATGATGCTAAGCTTGAAGCCTACTTTGACAAGAGTGGAACAGTTCTTGAGATCAAAGTGCCTAAACATCGCGTGGGACCAGAGGAGCACGAGGTTCTCGTCTGCCTTCGCCCGCCTAATGAATTTGTGTTATCTTGA